Proteins found in one Mustela lutreola isolate mMusLut2 chromosome 10, mMusLut2.pri, whole genome shotgun sequence genomic segment:
- the POLR3C gene encoding DNA-directed RNA polymerase III subunit RPC3 isoform X2, giving the protein MTQAEIKLCSLLLQEHFGEIVEKIGVHLIRTGSQPLRVIAHDTGTSLDQVKKALCVLIQHNLVIYQVHKRGVVEYEAQCSRVLRMLRYPRYIYTAKTLYSDTGELIVEELLLNGKMTMSAVVKKVADRLTETMEDGKTMDYAEVSNTFMRLADTHFVQRCPWVPATENSDLGPLPPAPILVISEKDMYLVPKLSLIGKGKRRRSSDEDATGEPKAKRSKHSTDNKEPIPDDGIYWQANLDRFHQHFRDQAIVSAVANRMDQTSSEIVRTMLRMSEITTPSAAPFTQPLSSNEIFRSLPVGYNISKQVLDQYLTLLADDPLEFVGKSGDSGGGMYVINLHKALGSLATATLESVVQERFGSRCARIFRLVLQKKHLEQKQVEDFAMIPAKEAKDMLYKMLSGNFISLQEIPKTPDHAPSRTFYLYTVNILSAARMLLHRCYKSIANLIERRQFETKENKRLLEKSQRVEAIIASMQATGAEEAQLQEIEEMITAPERQQLETLKRNVNKLDASEIQVDETIFLLESYIESTMKRQ; this is encoded by the exons ATGACTCAAGCAGAAATTAAACTTTGTTCTTTGTTGCTGCAAGAGCATTTTGGAGAGATTGTAGAAAAAATTGGAGTCCACCTAATCAGAACAGGCAGCCAGCCACTGAGAGTAATTGCCCACGACACAGGAACATCGCTGGATCAG GTGAAAAAAGCCCTTTGTGTGCTCATCCAGCATAACCTGGTGATATATCAAGTGCACAAACGTGGTGTAGTGGAGTATGAAGCCCAGTGCAGCCGTGTGTTGCGAATGCTTAGGTATCCCCGGTATATCTATACCGCCAAAACACTGTATAGCGACACTGGAGAGCTCATTGTGGAGGAGCTGCTACTGAATGGCAAAATGACAATGTCAGCTGTTGTGAAGAAAGTGGCAGACCGACTCACAGAGACTATGGAGG ATGGCAAGACCATGGACTATGCTGAGGTATCAAACACATTTATGCGACTAGCAGACACACACTTTGTACAGCGTTGCCCCTGGGTGCCTGCCACTGAGAATTCAGACCTGGGTCCACTGCCACCTGCCCCCATTCTTGTCATCAGTGAAAAGGACATGTACCTGGTTCCTAAACTTAGTTTGATTG GGAAGGGTAAAAGGAGAAGATCATCTGATGAAGATGCTACTGGGGAGCCAAAAGCCAAGAGATCAAAACATAGCACAGATAACAAAGAG CCCATTCCAGATGATGGGATTTATTGGCAGGCCAACCTTGACAGATTCCACCAGCACTTCCGTGACCAAGCCATTGTCAGCGCAGTTGCCAACAGGATGGACCAG ACCAGCAGCGAGATCGTGCGGACTATGCTTCGGATGAGTGAGATTACCACTCCCTCAGCTGCCCCCTTCACCCAGCCGTTGTCTTCCAATGAG ATCTTCAGATCCCTACCTGTTGGCTATAACATCTCTAAACAAGTTCTTGATCAGTATCTCACTCTGCTGGCAGATGATCCA ctAGAGTTTGTTGGAAAGTCTGGCGACAGTGGTGGAGGAATGTATGTCATCA ACTTGCATAAAGCTCTCGGATCCCTAGCCACAGCCACTCTGGAGTCTGTCGTACAGGAGAG gtttGGGTCTCGCTGTGCCAGAATATTCCGTCTAGTTTTGCAAAAGAAACACCTGGAACAGAAGCAGGTAGAAGACTTTGCAATGATTCCAGCAAAGGAGGCAAAGGATATGCTTTACAAAATGCTCTCGGGAAATTTCATATCACTCCAG GAAATTCCCAAAACGCCAGACCATGCCCCATCCAGGACCTTCTATTTATATACCGTGAACATCCTGTCAGCTGCCCGAATGTTGCTGCACAGATGCTACAAG AGCATAGCCAACTTGATAGAAAGGAGACAATTTGAAACCAAAGAGAACAA GCGTCTACTAGAAAAGTCTCAGAGGGTGGAAGCCATTATCGCATCTATGCAGGCTACAGGTGCAGAGGAGGCACAGCTCCAAGAAATAGAGGAGATGATCACAGCTCCTGAACGCCAGCAGCTAGAAACCCTGAAGCGTAATGTCAACAA GTTGGATGCTAGTGAAATCCAAGTGGATGAAACCATCTTCCTACTGGAGTCATATATTGAGAGCACCATGAAGAGGCAATGA
- the POLR3C gene encoding DNA-directed RNA polymerase III subunit RPC3 isoform X1, with the protein MTQAEIKLCSLLLQEHFGEIVEKIGVHLIRTGSQPLRVIAHDTGTSLDQVKKALCVLIQHNLVIYQVHKRGVVEYEAQCSRVLRMLRYPRYIYTAKTLYSDTGELIVEELLLNGKMTMSAVVKKVADRLTETMEDGKTMDYAEVSNTFMRLADTHFVQRCPWVPATENSDLGPLPPAPILVISEKDMYLVPKLSLIGKGKRRRSSDEDATGEPKAKRSKHSTDNKEPIPDDGIYWQANLDRFHQHFRDQAIVSAVANRMDQFTFQTQTSSEIVRTMLRMSEITTPSAAPFTQPLSSNEIFRSLPVGYNISKQVLDQYLTLLADDPLEFVGKSGDSGGGMYVINLHKALGSLATATLESVVQERFGSRCARIFRLVLQKKHLEQKQVEDFAMIPAKEAKDMLYKMLSGNFISLQEIPKTPDHAPSRTFYLYTVNILSAARMLLHRCYKSIANLIERRQFETKENKRLLEKSQRVEAIIASMQATGAEEAQLQEIEEMITAPERQQLETLKRNVNKLDASEIQVDETIFLLESYIESTMKRQ; encoded by the exons ATGACTCAAGCAGAAATTAAACTTTGTTCTTTGTTGCTGCAAGAGCATTTTGGAGAGATTGTAGAAAAAATTGGAGTCCACCTAATCAGAACAGGCAGCCAGCCACTGAGAGTAATTGCCCACGACACAGGAACATCGCTGGATCAG GTGAAAAAAGCCCTTTGTGTGCTCATCCAGCATAACCTGGTGATATATCAAGTGCACAAACGTGGTGTAGTGGAGTATGAAGCCCAGTGCAGCCGTGTGTTGCGAATGCTTAGGTATCCCCGGTATATCTATACCGCCAAAACACTGTATAGCGACACTGGAGAGCTCATTGTGGAGGAGCTGCTACTGAATGGCAAAATGACAATGTCAGCTGTTGTGAAGAAAGTGGCAGACCGACTCACAGAGACTATGGAGG ATGGCAAGACCATGGACTATGCTGAGGTATCAAACACATTTATGCGACTAGCAGACACACACTTTGTACAGCGTTGCCCCTGGGTGCCTGCCACTGAGAATTCAGACCTGGGTCCACTGCCACCTGCCCCCATTCTTGTCATCAGTGAAAAGGACATGTACCTGGTTCCTAAACTTAGTTTGATTG GGAAGGGTAAAAGGAGAAGATCATCTGATGAAGATGCTACTGGGGAGCCAAAAGCCAAGAGATCAAAACATAGCACAGATAACAAAGAG CCCATTCCAGATGATGGGATTTATTGGCAGGCCAACCTTGACAGATTCCACCAGCACTTCCGTGACCAAGCCATTGTCAGCGCAGTTGCCAACAGGATGGACCAG TTCACTTTTCAAACCCAGACCAGCAGCGAGATCGTGCGGACTATGCTTCGGATGAGTGAGATTACCACTCCCTCAGCTGCCCCCTTCACCCAGCCGTTGTCTTCCAATGAG ATCTTCAGATCCCTACCTGTTGGCTATAACATCTCTAAACAAGTTCTTGATCAGTATCTCACTCTGCTGGCAGATGATCCA ctAGAGTTTGTTGGAAAGTCTGGCGACAGTGGTGGAGGAATGTATGTCATCA ACTTGCATAAAGCTCTCGGATCCCTAGCCACAGCCACTCTGGAGTCTGTCGTACAGGAGAG gtttGGGTCTCGCTGTGCCAGAATATTCCGTCTAGTTTTGCAAAAGAAACACCTGGAACAGAAGCAGGTAGAAGACTTTGCAATGATTCCAGCAAAGGAGGCAAAGGATATGCTTTACAAAATGCTCTCGGGAAATTTCATATCACTCCAG GAAATTCCCAAAACGCCAGACCATGCCCCATCCAGGACCTTCTATTTATATACCGTGAACATCCTGTCAGCTGCCCGAATGTTGCTGCACAGATGCTACAAG AGCATAGCCAACTTGATAGAAAGGAGACAATTTGAAACCAAAGAGAACAA GCGTCTACTAGAAAAGTCTCAGAGGGTGGAAGCCATTATCGCATCTATGCAGGCTACAGGTGCAGAGGAGGCACAGCTCCAAGAAATAGAGGAGATGATCACAGCTCCTGAACGCCAGCAGCTAGAAACCCTGAAGCGTAATGTCAACAA GTTGGATGCTAGTGAAATCCAAGTGGATGAAACCATCTTCCTACTGGAGTCATATATTGAGAGCACCATGAAGAGGCAATGA
- the POLR3C gene encoding DNA-directed RNA polymerase III subunit RPC3 isoform X3, protein MTQAEIKLCSLLLQEHFGEIVEKIGVHLIRTGSQPLRVIAHDTGTSLDQVKKALCVLIQHNLVIYQVHKRGVVEYEAQCSRVLRMLRYPRYIYTAKTLYSDTGELIVEELLLNGKMTMSAVVKKVADRLTETMEDGKTMDYAEVSNTFMRLADTHFVQRCPWVPATENSDLGPLPPAPILVISEKDMYLVPKLSLIGKGKRRRSSDEDATGEPKAKRSKHSTDNKEPIPDDGIYWQANLDRFHQHFRDQAIVSAVANRMDQIFRSLPVGYNISKQVLDQYLTLLADDPLEFVGKSGDSGGGMYVINLHKALGSLATATLESVVQERFGSRCARIFRLVLQKKHLEQKQVEDFAMIPAKEAKDMLYKMLSGNFISLQEIPKTPDHAPSRTFYLYTVNILSAARMLLHRCYKSIANLIERRQFETKENKRLLEKSQRVEAIIASMQATGAEEAQLQEIEEMITAPERQQLETLKRNVNKLDASEIQVDETIFLLESYIESTMKRQ, encoded by the exons ATGACTCAAGCAGAAATTAAACTTTGTTCTTTGTTGCTGCAAGAGCATTTTGGAGAGATTGTAGAAAAAATTGGAGTCCACCTAATCAGAACAGGCAGCCAGCCACTGAGAGTAATTGCCCACGACACAGGAACATCGCTGGATCAG GTGAAAAAAGCCCTTTGTGTGCTCATCCAGCATAACCTGGTGATATATCAAGTGCACAAACGTGGTGTAGTGGAGTATGAAGCCCAGTGCAGCCGTGTGTTGCGAATGCTTAGGTATCCCCGGTATATCTATACCGCCAAAACACTGTATAGCGACACTGGAGAGCTCATTGTGGAGGAGCTGCTACTGAATGGCAAAATGACAATGTCAGCTGTTGTGAAGAAAGTGGCAGACCGACTCACAGAGACTATGGAGG ATGGCAAGACCATGGACTATGCTGAGGTATCAAACACATTTATGCGACTAGCAGACACACACTTTGTACAGCGTTGCCCCTGGGTGCCTGCCACTGAGAATTCAGACCTGGGTCCACTGCCACCTGCCCCCATTCTTGTCATCAGTGAAAAGGACATGTACCTGGTTCCTAAACTTAGTTTGATTG GGAAGGGTAAAAGGAGAAGATCATCTGATGAAGATGCTACTGGGGAGCCAAAAGCCAAGAGATCAAAACATAGCACAGATAACAAAGAG CCCATTCCAGATGATGGGATTTATTGGCAGGCCAACCTTGACAGATTCCACCAGCACTTCCGTGACCAAGCCATTGTCAGCGCAGTTGCCAACAGGATGGACCAG ATCTTCAGATCCCTACCTGTTGGCTATAACATCTCTAAACAAGTTCTTGATCAGTATCTCACTCTGCTGGCAGATGATCCA ctAGAGTTTGTTGGAAAGTCTGGCGACAGTGGTGGAGGAATGTATGTCATCA ACTTGCATAAAGCTCTCGGATCCCTAGCCACAGCCACTCTGGAGTCTGTCGTACAGGAGAG gtttGGGTCTCGCTGTGCCAGAATATTCCGTCTAGTTTTGCAAAAGAAACACCTGGAACAGAAGCAGGTAGAAGACTTTGCAATGATTCCAGCAAAGGAGGCAAAGGATATGCTTTACAAAATGCTCTCGGGAAATTTCATATCACTCCAG GAAATTCCCAAAACGCCAGACCATGCCCCATCCAGGACCTTCTATTTATATACCGTGAACATCCTGTCAGCTGCCCGAATGTTGCTGCACAGATGCTACAAG AGCATAGCCAACTTGATAGAAAGGAGACAATTTGAAACCAAAGAGAACAA GCGTCTACTAGAAAAGTCTCAGAGGGTGGAAGCCATTATCGCATCTATGCAGGCTACAGGTGCAGAGGAGGCACAGCTCCAAGAAATAGAGGAGATGATCACAGCTCCTGAACGCCAGCAGCTAGAAACCCTGAAGCGTAATGTCAACAA GTTGGATGCTAGTGAAATCCAAGTGGATGAAACCATCTTCCTACTGGAGTCATATATTGAGAGCACCATGAAGAGGCAATGA
- the POLR3C gene encoding DNA-directed RNA polymerase III subunit RPC3 isoform X4, translated as MLRYPRYIYTAKTLYSDTGELIVEELLLNGKMTMSAVVKKVADRLTETMEDGKTMDYAEVSNTFMRLADTHFVQRCPWVPATENSDLGPLPPAPILVISEKDMYLVPKLSLIGKGKRRRSSDEDATGEPKAKRSKHSTDNKEPIPDDGIYWQANLDRFHQHFRDQAIVSAVANRMDQFTFQTQTSSEIVRTMLRMSEITTPSAAPFTQPLSSNEIFRSLPVGYNISKQVLDQYLTLLADDPLEFVGKSGDSGGGMYVINLHKALGSLATATLESVVQERFGSRCARIFRLVLQKKHLEQKQVEDFAMIPAKEAKDMLYKMLSGNFISLQEIPKTPDHAPSRTFYLYTVNILSAARMLLHRCYKSIANLIERRQFETKENKRLLEKSQRVEAIIASMQATGAEEAQLQEIEEMITAPERQQLETLKRNVNKLDASEIQVDETIFLLESYIESTMKRQ; from the exons ATGCTTAGGTATCCCCGGTATATCTATACCGCCAAAACACTGTATAGCGACACTGGAGAGCTCATTGTGGAGGAGCTGCTACTGAATGGCAAAATGACAATGTCAGCTGTTGTGAAGAAAGTGGCAGACCGACTCACAGAGACTATGGAGG ATGGCAAGACCATGGACTATGCTGAGGTATCAAACACATTTATGCGACTAGCAGACACACACTTTGTACAGCGTTGCCCCTGGGTGCCTGCCACTGAGAATTCAGACCTGGGTCCACTGCCACCTGCCCCCATTCTTGTCATCAGTGAAAAGGACATGTACCTGGTTCCTAAACTTAGTTTGATTG GGAAGGGTAAAAGGAGAAGATCATCTGATGAAGATGCTACTGGGGAGCCAAAAGCCAAGAGATCAAAACATAGCACAGATAACAAAGAG CCCATTCCAGATGATGGGATTTATTGGCAGGCCAACCTTGACAGATTCCACCAGCACTTCCGTGACCAAGCCATTGTCAGCGCAGTTGCCAACAGGATGGACCAG TTCACTTTTCAAACCCAGACCAGCAGCGAGATCGTGCGGACTATGCTTCGGATGAGTGAGATTACCACTCCCTCAGCTGCCCCCTTCACCCAGCCGTTGTCTTCCAATGAG ATCTTCAGATCCCTACCTGTTGGCTATAACATCTCTAAACAAGTTCTTGATCAGTATCTCACTCTGCTGGCAGATGATCCA ctAGAGTTTGTTGGAAAGTCTGGCGACAGTGGTGGAGGAATGTATGTCATCA ACTTGCATAAAGCTCTCGGATCCCTAGCCACAGCCACTCTGGAGTCTGTCGTACAGGAGAG gtttGGGTCTCGCTGTGCCAGAATATTCCGTCTAGTTTTGCAAAAGAAACACCTGGAACAGAAGCAGGTAGAAGACTTTGCAATGATTCCAGCAAAGGAGGCAAAGGATATGCTTTACAAAATGCTCTCGGGAAATTTCATATCACTCCAG GAAATTCCCAAAACGCCAGACCATGCCCCATCCAGGACCTTCTATTTATATACCGTGAACATCCTGTCAGCTGCCCGAATGTTGCTGCACAGATGCTACAAG AGCATAGCCAACTTGATAGAAAGGAGACAATTTGAAACCAAAGAGAACAA GCGTCTACTAGAAAAGTCTCAGAGGGTGGAAGCCATTATCGCATCTATGCAGGCTACAGGTGCAGAGGAGGCACAGCTCCAAGAAATAGAGGAGATGATCACAGCTCCTGAACGCCAGCAGCTAGAAACCCTGAAGCGTAATGTCAACAA GTTGGATGCTAGTGAAATCCAAGTGGATGAAACCATCTTCCTACTGGAGTCATATATTGAGAGCACCATGAAGAGGCAATGA